A part of Pseudomonas sp. HR96 genomic DNA contains:
- the pstS gene encoding phosphate ABC transporter substrate-binding protein PstS, producing the protein MMLLSKNRLSLLLAALCLSGAAHATDVTGAGSSFVFPVLSKWSQDFSKSSPHRINYQSIGSGGGIAQIKAATVTFGASDAPLSADDLSAAGLGQFPSVIGGIVPVVNVEGIKPGELKLDGQTLAKIFQGLVIKWNDPAIVALNPDAKLPDSTITVVHRSDGSGTTFNFTNYLSKVSTDWATVVKFGTTVPWPVGVGGKGNEGVSAYVKQIKNSIGYVEYAYAKQNNMSYTLLKNAAGKFVAPEAKTFAAAADTADWASAKDFNLIMTNAPGDAAWPITATTWIIMYKTAKNAEQSGAAFDFFKWSLEHGQEQAASLDYVALPSSLVSRIEDYWKTQFTR; encoded by the coding sequence CTGATGTTGCTGAGCAAAAATCGTCTGTCGCTTCTCCTGGCCGCCCTGTGCCTCAGCGGTGCAGCGCACGCCACCGACGTGACTGGTGCCGGTTCCAGCTTCGTATTCCCCGTCTTGTCCAAGTGGTCGCAGGACTTCAGCAAGAGCTCGCCGCACCGCATCAACTACCAGTCGATCGGTTCGGGCGGCGGTATCGCGCAGATCAAGGCCGCGACCGTCACCTTCGGTGCCTCGGATGCCCCGTTGTCGGCCGATGACCTCAGTGCCGCCGGCCTGGGCCAGTTCCCCAGCGTGATCGGCGGCATCGTGCCGGTGGTCAACGTCGAAGGCATCAAGCCTGGCGAGCTGAAGCTCGACGGCCAGACCCTGGCGAAAATCTTCCAGGGCCTGGTGATCAAGTGGAACGACCCGGCCATCGTCGCGCTCAATCCGGATGCCAAACTGCCCGACAGCACCATCACCGTGGTGCACCGTTCGGACGGCTCGGGCACCACCTTCAACTTCACCAACTACCTGTCCAAGGTCAGCACCGACTGGGCCACCGTGGTCAAGTTCGGCACCACCGTACCGTGGCCGGTGGGTGTCGGCGGCAAGGGCAACGAAGGGGTCTCGGCCTACGTCAAGCAGATCAAGAACTCGATCGGCTACGTCGAATACGCCTACGCCAAGCAGAACAACATGTCCTACACCCTGCTCAAGAACGCTGCCGGCAAGTTCGTCGCGCCTGAGGCCAAGACCTTTGCCGCCGCCGCCGACACTGCCGACTGGGCCAGCGCCAAGGACTTCAACCTGATCATGACCAACGCGCCGGGCGACGCCGCATGGCCGATCACCGCGACCACCTGGATCATCATGTACAAGACCGCCAAGAACGCCGAGCAGAGCGGCGCCGCGTTCGACTTCTTCAAATGGTCGCTGGAGCACGGTCAGGAGCAGGCCGCTTCGCTGGACTACGTAGCGCTGCCCAGCTCCCTGGTCAGCCGTATCGAAGACTACTGGAAGACTCAGTTCACCCGTTGA
- the pstC gene encoding phosphate ABC transporter permease subunit PstC — protein sequence MTEQTPTLSAPMTQTKDLGEARAARDQSHDKWFRRTMCGAAMLVLALLAAIAFSTLWGGSLALHTFGFGFLTSTDWDAVNGKFGALVPIYGTLVTSFLALLIAVPVSFGIAIFLTEVAPPWLRMPISSAIELLAGIPSIIYGMWGLFVFGPFMAEHLAPWINDYLGAVPVIGPLFQGPPLGIGMLTAGIVLAIMITPFITSVMQEVFRSVPTTLKESAYALGNTTWEVVWDIVLPYTRSAVVGGVFLGLGRALGETMAVTFVLGNAHQFSASLMMPSSSIASVIANEFSEAYTDLHRSALIALGFLLFIVTFIVLAAARIMLMRLSRKEGL from the coding sequence ATGACTGAACAAACACCGACCCTGTCTGCACCTATGACCCAGACCAAAGACCTCGGCGAGGCCCGCGCGGCCCGCGATCAAAGCCACGACAAGTGGTTCCGCCGCACCATGTGCGGCGCAGCCATGCTGGTTCTGGCGCTGCTCGCGGCCATCGCCTTCTCCACCCTGTGGGGTGGCAGCCTGGCCTTGCACACATTCGGCTTCGGTTTCCTCACCAGCACCGACTGGGACGCGGTCAATGGCAAGTTCGGCGCATTGGTGCCGATCTACGGCACGCTGGTCACCTCTTTCCTGGCGCTGCTGATCGCCGTGCCGGTGAGCTTCGGCATCGCCATCTTCCTCACCGAAGTGGCGCCGCCCTGGCTGCGCATGCCGATCTCGTCGGCCATCGAATTGCTGGCCGGCATCCCATCGATCATCTACGGCATGTGGGGCCTGTTCGTCTTCGGTCCGTTCATGGCCGAGCACCTGGCGCCCTGGATCAACGACTACCTGGGTGCCGTGCCGGTGATCGGCCCGCTGTTCCAGGGCCCGCCGCTGGGCATCGGCATGCTCACTGCTGGCATCGTGCTGGCGATCATGATCACCCCGTTCATCACCTCGGTGATGCAGGAGGTGTTTCGCAGCGTGCCGACGACCCTCAAGGAATCGGCCTACGCCCTGGGCAACACCACCTGGGAGGTGGTCTGGGACATCGTGCTGCCCTACACCCGCTCGGCGGTGGTCGGCGGTGTGTTCCTGGGCCTGGGTCGCGCCCTGGGGGAAACCATGGCGGTGACCTTCGTGCTGGGTAACGCCCACCAGTTCTCGGCATCGCTGATGATGCCCAGCAGCTCGATCGCCTCGGTGATCGCCAACGAGTTCAGCGAGGCCTACACCGACCTGCACCGTTCGGCGCTGATCGCCTTGGGTTTCCTGCTGTTCATCGTGACCTTTATCGTGCTCGCCGCTGCGCGAATCATGCTGATGCGCCTGTCGCGCAAGGAGGGCCTGTGA
- the pstA gene encoding phosphate ABC transporter permease PstA has translation MVLSCGATAFGLLWLVWILITTIVNGFAALNGALFTQMTPPPGTAGGLANAFYGSVLMSGLGLLIGTPIGLMAGVWLAEFARYTKLGTAVRFINDILLSAPSIVLGLFVYTAVILPLNAVTNHQVGFSAIAGALALALLVIPVVVRTTDEMLQLQPSTMREAALALGVPQWKLTLQIVLRAAKAGVVTGILLALARITGETAPLLFTAFGNQFWSSNLLKPIASVPVVIFQYAMSPFDDWHALAWAGALVLTLFVLLLSLVSRLILLRNRSA, from the coding sequence ATGGTGCTCAGCTGCGGCGCCACGGCGTTCGGCCTGCTGTGGCTGGTGTGGATTCTGATCACCACCATCGTCAACGGCTTCGCCGCGCTCAACGGCGCGCTCTTCACCCAGATGACGCCGCCACCGGGCACCGCGGGCGGCCTGGCCAACGCCTTCTACGGCAGCGTGTTGATGTCCGGGCTGGGCCTGCTCATCGGCACCCCGATCGGCCTGATGGCCGGGGTCTGGCTGGCCGAGTTCGCCCGCTACACCAAGCTGGGCACGGCTGTGCGCTTCATCAACGACATCCTGTTGTCGGCGCCGTCGATCGTGCTCGGCCTGTTCGTCTACACCGCCGTGATCCTGCCGCTCAACGCCGTGACCAACCACCAGGTCGGCTTCTCGGCCATCGCCGGTGCGCTGGCGCTGGCCCTGCTGGTGATACCGGTGGTGGTCCGTACCACCGACGAAATGCTCCAGCTGCAACCTTCGACCATGCGCGAGGCGGCCCTGGCCTTGGGTGTGCCGCAGTGGAAGCTGACCCTGCAGATCGTCCTGCGCGCCGCCAAGGCGGGCGTGGTCACCGGCATCCTGCTGGCCCTGGCACGCATCACCGGTGAAACCGCGCCGCTGCTGTTCACCGCCTTCGGCAACCAGTTCTGGAGCAGCAACCTGCTCAAGCCGATCGCCAGCGTACCGGTGGTGATCTTCCAGTACGCCATGAGCCCCTTCGACGACTGGCATGCCCTGGCCTGGGCTGGCGCCCTGGTGCTGACCCTGTTCGTCCTGCTGCTGAGCCTCGTGTCCCGTCTGATCCTTTTGCGCAATAGGTCCGCCTGA
- the pstB gene encoding phosphate ABC transporter ATP-binding protein PstB produces the protein MTVIQSNSLVNERTKIKVRDLEFFYNGHRSLKSINMDIPEKRITAIIGPSGCGKSTLLRVFNRIYAMYPKQEAKGEVSLNGENILAPGYSMNRLRSQVGMVFQKPVPFPMSIYENIAYAVRHQEKLSRREMDERVEQALRGGALWDEVKDKLKQSAQSLSGGQQQRLCIARTIALKPQVLLLDEPTSALDPISTGRIEQLITELKEQFTVIIVTHNMQQAARCSDYTAFMFMGELIEHNDTDIIFTKPGKTQTEDYITGRFG, from the coding sequence ATGACTGTCATTCAAAGTAACAGCCTCGTTAACGAACGAACCAAGATCAAGGTCCGGGACCTGGAGTTCTTCTACAACGGGCACCGCTCGCTCAAGTCCATCAACATGGACATTCCGGAAAAACGCATCACCGCCATCATCGGCCCATCGGGCTGCGGCAAGTCGACCCTGCTGCGGGTGTTCAACCGCATTTATGCGATGTACCCCAAGCAGGAAGCCAAGGGCGAAGTGTCGCTCAACGGCGAGAACATCCTGGCGCCGGGTTACTCCATGAACCGCCTGCGCAGCCAGGTCGGCATGGTGTTCCAGAAGCCGGTGCCGTTCCCGATGTCGATCTACGAGAACATCGCCTACGCCGTGCGCCATCAGGAGAAACTCTCGCGCCGCGAGATGGACGAGCGGGTCGAGCAGGCGCTGCGTGGCGGGGCGCTGTGGGACGAGGTCAAGGACAAGCTCAAGCAGAGCGCCCAGAGCCTCTCCGGCGGCCAGCAACAACGTCTGTGCATCGCCCGCACCATCGCCCTCAAGCCCCAGGTGCTGCTGCTCGACGAGCCGACCTCGGCGCTGGACCCGATCTCCACCGGGCGCATCGAGCAGCTGATCACCGAGCTCAAGGAACAGTTCACGGTGATCATCGTCACCCACAACATGCAACAGGCCGCGCGTTGCTCGGACTACACCGCATTCATGTTCATGGGCGAGCTGATCGAGCACAACGACACCGACATCATCTTCACCAAGCCTGGCAAGACCCAGACCGAGGATTACATCACCGGGCGTTTTGGTTGA
- a CDS encoding ATP-dependent Clp protease proteolytic subunit: MSQHIVHFHCQIDQGTSERFRDQCLAAVAEGASALLLNLSTSGGSTNFGFTLYTFLKSLPVPVTAINAGNIESMGIVLFLAASERITSPHSRYLIHPMNWYFNQASVDHSRLREYLSSLNNDLDRYVRIFEQETEHAERKLDIFKCLSAEEKVIAAQDSVACGIAHRIEQVVFDKDAVHWKVSGDSG, encoded by the coding sequence ATGAGCCAGCATATCGTGCATTTTCACTGCCAGATCGACCAGGGCACCAGCGAACGCTTTCGCGACCAGTGCCTGGCCGCTGTGGCCGAGGGCGCCAGTGCCTTGCTGCTCAACTTGTCAACGTCCGGCGGGAGCACCAACTTCGGCTTCACCCTCTATACCTTTCTCAAGTCGCTGCCGGTGCCGGTCACCGCGATCAATGCTGGCAATATAGAATCGATGGGCATCGTATTGTTTCTCGCGGCCAGCGAGCGCATTACTTCGCCCCACTCGCGCTACTTGATTCACCCGATGAACTGGTACTTCAACCAGGCGTCAGTGGATCATTCGCGGTTGCGCGAATATCTGTCCAGCCTGAATAACGACCTGGACCGGTATGTAAGGATATTCGAACAGGAGACCGAACACGCCGAGCGCAAACTGGACATCTTCAAATGCCTTTCGGCGGAAGAAAAGGTCATCGCCGCGCAGGATTCGGTCGCCTGCGGCATCGCCCATCGTATCGAACAGGTGGTGTTCGACAAGGATGCGGTGCATTGGAAGGTCAGCGGGGATTCGGGGTAA